The following are encoded together in the Bacillus sp. NP157 genome:
- a CDS encoding Hpt domain-containing protein, with translation MRLQDHTDFTTLHWVKAELDDALSKARQALESYVEDSRDTYVMHTCAADLHQVHGTLRMVELYGAAMVVGEMEQLVAALIGDRVAHRDDAYAALMRGMMQMPDYLERLQSGHRDVPIVLLPLLNDLRASRGEQSLHESALFTPNLDTPLPVGAPGASDPGVAEDHRSELPELRARFQQQLLAWFRGQGGDRQLLGMRATLDSIAARCYTIAGRRLWWIAAGVLEGLERGVLRAHEKDVRQLIGRVDRSIRELVDGGEEAMLTGDSDELARKLLYYVAQARPGSERLDELRQAYRLDGLLPQASEVEHARGSMSGHNRALLDTVSVAIKDDLLRVKESLDLFLRRPDGDPAQLGPQADVLDRVGDTLGMLALGVPRRVVGEQRRIIGEIATGARAPDEESLLDVAGALLYVEASLDDHIERLGAEGETPLSDSGPSPLPRSEARHILTALMREATTNTSRVKDAIVAFVESSWDHDQLAGTPDMMAEIGGAMRMLGAPRPADLADGIGMFIHRELLGDRRVPNGAQMDRLADALAALEYYLEAAREHRGGLDHILDVTQQSLAELGYWPLPVDEENEELGSEALETIEAEAVEHIAVPSSSEDVGETVSTFADTFDLIDEPPADDVVLPAAAEVAQAAPAPEDDWVEIEEEIEQEVGGTGMAEFAGFQVTVDGIDDEIREIFLEETQEEIDNLRSAVAAWMKDPERIEALTPIRRSFHTLKGSGRLVGARLLGEFAWKVENMLNRVLDGTIGPHEGVQALVGHAVDALPQLKAALEGDAHVNAPIGAIMETADRVAMGDMAFLEDIARNSVKLVRTKVKRRVPRDTIAAVPTAAFASYGRTPEPEPAQVEEPAYVAPPLPPVDAVLLDILRTEVAQYLNIIRANLARAGDGPLPVDDGLLRAVHTLHGAIGMVDIPVLIQVLAPLEGLIKRVRASGVPLRAAGVDALTDAADLVDHVMDLFDTVDPRVPDVSALAAQIIALRDEQPEATVAHILYEPDPLPVDDEPASALDAVADEIVADDAVADDVAVAAPLSSDDEAELDAFLHEHERFDNDVREAEAHLAADASDAHRVEETATNDELVAAEATPESLEAELEAMLAGELASIEAAAAEADAPVAEPVAGDEAGDETVDETASPAVVTSDEHIEEQLQPDAGDGQGTDLAPIHLADAEHDLTAELMASLEGFAIDVPKIEVTPIGKYDASQDAAWRALVGETGDMPELTLDAPSESESESEPVVHAADAEADAETLPQPMSHDGDVLHLDDGVLDEQPDARLAFEADVTDETQLDPDLAFEPELQSESEAAAESASEAESEPESEPEAPVTIEDQSHEPRAEPVHEPVDDVAPALVPELSPYADIDPDLLEVFVEEGREILDHADASLAAWRTEPQQGEHVAALQRDLHTLKGSARMAGLPPVGDLAHAMEAVLDAVAGGHRESDDASISAMESGFDRLHGMIQSIAKLRPIGLSEADIEPFARLAGAPIAPDTLTAENYRDEREAAAQPEHAETTVVPPEAIPVLDRVLPDLLPEMEEEEIQRASQEQIRVRADMLDTLVNHAGEVSIYRSRLEQQTASFRSALTEHEQTVSRLRSQLRMLEIETETQIIARYHQEHRDAGATSFDPLELDRFSQLQQYSRALAESVSDLVSLQTMLDDLTRQTETLLLQQQKVNAELQEGLMQTRMLPFDAMVPNLRRTLRQAASDVGKRAQLVVEGANGEMDRNMLDRIKAPFEHMLRNAVAHGIETPETREASGKNAEGTVRIQVAREATEVVVRLSDDGAGMDRDAIRDKAIERGLLRPDARVSDDQIFQLTQVPGFSTAEKVTQVAGRGVGMDVVANEIKQLGGTLAIESQRGTGTTFVMRLPFTLAVTQALIVRIGETNFAIPMTSVHGVAKVEPNELAHRMADEHSQFEYAGEDYAIHDLPQLLGVHVIASPDEGDIPLLLARSGDLRAAIRVDAVLGSREIVVKPVGPQVSSVPGILGATIMGDGSVLMILDLAPLVRHGVARRAFEAEAALPQAPRKQDEVRVKPLVMVVDDSITMRKVTGRVLERHEFEVMTAKDGVDALEKLNERVPDLMLLDIEMPRMDGYELATAMKADERLAGVPIIMITSRTGDKHRQRAFDIGVERYIGKPYQENDLVVQINDVLGVLHG, from the coding sequence GTGAGACTTCAAGACCATACCGATTTCACCACGCTGCACTGGGTCAAGGCGGAGCTCGACGACGCCTTGTCCAAGGCACGCCAGGCGCTCGAGTCGTACGTCGAGGATTCCCGCGACACCTACGTCATGCATACGTGCGCCGCGGACCTGCACCAGGTCCACGGCACGCTGCGCATGGTGGAGTTGTATGGCGCGGCGATGGTCGTGGGCGAGATGGAGCAGCTGGTCGCAGCGCTCATCGGCGACCGTGTAGCCCATCGCGACGATGCCTATGCCGCGCTGATGCGCGGCATGATGCAGATGCCCGATTACCTCGAGCGCCTGCAGAGCGGCCATCGCGACGTACCCATCGTGCTGTTGCCGCTGCTCAACGACCTGCGCGCCAGCCGTGGCGAGCAGTCGCTGCACGAGTCGGCGCTGTTCACCCCGAACCTGGATACCCCGCTGCCGGTCGGCGCGCCGGGTGCGTCCGATCCGGGCGTGGCCGAAGACCACCGTAGCGAGTTGCCCGAACTGCGCGCCCGTTTCCAGCAACAACTGCTGGCATGGTTCCGCGGGCAGGGGGGCGACCGCCAGTTGCTCGGCATGCGTGCGACGCTGGACAGCATCGCGGCCCGTTGTTACACCATCGCGGGCCGTCGCCTGTGGTGGATCGCCGCAGGCGTGCTCGAAGGCCTCGAGCGCGGCGTGCTGCGTGCCCACGAAAAAGACGTTCGCCAGCTCATCGGCCGCGTCGACCGCTCGATCCGCGAGCTGGTCGATGGTGGCGAAGAGGCCATGCTCACCGGTGATTCGGACGAGCTGGCCCGCAAGCTGCTTTATTACGTCGCGCAGGCCCGCCCGGGCAGCGAGCGCCTGGACGAACTGCGTCAGGCCTATCGCCTTGACGGCCTCCTGCCGCAGGCATCGGAAGTCGAGCACGCGCGTGGGTCCATGTCGGGCCACAACCGCGCGTTGCTGGACACGGTGTCCGTGGCGATCAAGGACGACCTGCTGCGCGTGAAGGAATCGCTCGACCTGTTCCTGCGCCGTCCCGATGGCGACCCGGCACAGCTCGGCCCGCAGGCCGACGTGCTCGACCGCGTGGGCGATACGCTGGGCATGCTGGCGCTCGGCGTGCCGCGCCGCGTCGTCGGCGAACAGCGCCGGATCATCGGCGAGATCGCCACGGGCGCGCGTGCGCCGGACGAAGAGTCGCTGCTCGACGTCGCCGGTGCGCTGCTCTACGTCGAAGCGTCGCTGGACGACCACATCGAGCGCCTCGGCGCCGAGGGCGAGACGCCCCTGTCGGACAGCGGCCCCTCGCCGCTGCCGCGCAGCGAAGCGCGCCACATCCTGACCGCGCTGATGCGCGAAGCCACCACGAACACCTCGCGGGTGAAGGACGCCATCGTCGCCTTCGTCGAGTCGTCGTGGGACCACGACCAGCTTGCCGGCACGCCGGACATGATGGCCGAGATCGGTGGCGCCATGCGCATGCTGGGCGCGCCGCGTCCGGCTGACCTGGCCGACGGCATCGGCATGTTCATCCACCGCGAACTGCTCGGCGATCGCCGCGTGCCGAACGGTGCGCAGATGGATCGGCTGGCGGATGCGCTTGCGGCGCTGGAGTATTACCTCGAAGCCGCCCGCGAGCATCGCGGTGGCCTGGACCACATCCTCGACGTCACCCAGCAGAGCCTGGCCGAACTCGGCTACTGGCCGCTGCCGGTCGATGAAGAGAATGAAGAGCTTGGCAGCGAAGCGCTCGAAACCATCGAGGCCGAAGCGGTCGAGCACATCGCCGTGCCGTCCAGCAGTGAAGACGTGGGCGAAACGGTTTCGACCTTCGCCGATACCTTCGACCTGATCGACGAGCCGCCGGCCGACGACGTCGTGCTGCCTGCGGCAGCCGAGGTGGCGCAGGCCGCCCCGGCACCGGAAGACGACTGGGTCGAGATCGAAGAAGAAATCGAGCAGGAAGTGGGCGGGACCGGCATGGCCGAGTTCGCCGGCTTCCAGGTCACCGTCGACGGTATCGACGACGAGATCCGCGAAATCTTCCTGGAGGAAACCCAGGAGGAAATCGACAACCTGCGCAGCGCCGTCGCCGCGTGGATGAAGGATCCGGAGCGCATCGAAGCGCTCACCCCGATCCGTCGCTCGTTCCACACGCTGAAGGGTTCCGGTCGCCTGGTCGGTGCCCGCCTGCTGGGCGAGTTCGCCTGGAAGGTCGAAAACATGCTCAACCGCGTGCTGGATGGCACGATCGGCCCGCACGAGGGCGTGCAGGCGCTGGTCGGCCATGCGGTCGACGCATTGCCGCAGCTCAAGGCCGCGCTGGAAGGCGATGCGCACGTCAACGCGCCGATCGGCGCGATCATGGAGACCGCCGATCGCGTGGCCATGGGCGACATGGCGTTCCTCGAGGACATCGCGCGCAATTCGGTCAAGCTGGTCCGCACGAAGGTGAAGCGCCGCGTGCCGCGCGACACCATCGCCGCGGTCCCGACGGCCGCGTTCGCCAGCTACGGTCGCACCCCCGAGCCCGAACCGGCCCAGGTGGAAGAGCCGGCTTACGTGGCGCCGCCGTTGCCGCCGGTCGACGCCGTGCTGCTCGACATCCTGCGCACCGAAGTGGCGCAGTACCTCAACATCATCCGCGCCAACCTCGCGCGTGCCGGCGACGGTCCGTTGCCGGTGGATGACGGGCTGCTGCGTGCCGTGCACACCCTGCACGGTGCCATCGGCATGGTCGATATCCCGGTGCTGATCCAGGTGCTGGCACCGCTGGAAGGACTGATCAAGCGCGTGCGCGCCTCTGGCGTGCCGCTGCGCGCGGCTGGCGTGGATGCGCTCACCGACGCGGCCGACCTCGTCGATCACGTCATGGACCTGTTCGATACCGTCGATCCGCGCGTGCCCGACGTTTCCGCGCTCGCCGCGCAGATCATCGCCTTGCGCGACGAGCAGCCGGAAGCCACGGTCGCGCATATCCTTTACGAGCCCGATCCGCTGCCGGTGGACGACGAGCCGGCCAGCGCGCTCGATGCCGTTGCCGATGAAATCGTTGCCGACGATGCCGTCGCCGACGATGTCGCCGTGGCCGCGCCGCTGTCGTCCGACGACGAAGCCGAGCTCGACGCGTTCCTGCACGAACACGAGCGTTTCGACAACGACGTGCGCGAAGCCGAGGCGCATCTCGCTGCCGACGCATCCGACGCCCATCGCGTCGAAGAGACGGCGACGAACGACGAGCTGGTCGCCGCGGAAGCGACGCCGGAGTCGCTCGAAGCCGAGCTCGAGGCGATGCTTGCAGGTGAACTGGCCAGCATCGAAGCCGCCGCTGCCGAAGCCGACGCACCTGTGGCTGAGCCTGTGGCTGGCGACGAGGCAGGTGACGAAACCGTCGACGAAACCGCATCGCCGGCTGTCGTGACCTCCGACGAACACATCGAGGAGCAGTTGCAGCCGGACGCAGGCGACGGGCAGGGCACCGACCTCGCCCCGATCCACCTGGCGGATGCCGAGCACGACCTCACCGCCGAGCTGATGGCGTCGCTGGAAGGCTTCGCGATCGACGTTCCGAAGATCGAAGTCACGCCGATCGGCAAGTACGACGCATCGCAGGACGCGGCGTGGCGCGCGCTCGTGGGCGAGACCGGCGACATGCCGGAACTGACCCTTGACGCTCCGTCGGAAAGCGAATCGGAAAGCGAGCCGGTCGTACACGCGGCCGACGCCGAAGCCGACGCCGAAACGCTCCCGCAGCCGATGTCGCACGACGGCGACGTCCTGCACCTCGACGACGGGGTCCTCGACGAACAGCCCGATGCGCGCCTGGCGTTCGAAGCGGACGTCACCGACGAAACCCAGCTCGATCCCGACCTCGCCTTCGAGCCTGAGCTGCAGTCGGAATCCGAGGCTGCTGCCGAGTCCGCGTCCGAGGCCGAGTCCGAGCCCGAGTCCGAGCCCGAAGCCCCCGTCACCATCGAAGACCAGTCGCACGAGCCGCGCGCCGAGCCCGTGCATGAACCGGTCGACGACGTGGCCCCGGCCCTCGTGCCCGAGCTGTCGCCCTACGCCGATATCGATCCCGACCTGCTCGAAGTCTTCGTCGAAGAAGGCCGCGAGATCCTCGACCACGCCGATGCATCGCTGGCGGCATGGCGCACCGAGCCGCAGCAGGGCGAGCATGTCGCCGCGCTGCAGCGCGACCTGCACACGCTGAAGGGCAGTGCACGCATGGCGGGCCTGCCGCCGGTCGGCGACCTCGCCCATGCGATGGAAGCCGTGCTCGATGCGGTCGCGGGTGGCCATCGCGAAAGCGACGACGCCTCCATCTCGGCCATGGAAAGCGGTTTCGATCGCCTCCACGGGATGATCCAGTCGATCGCGAAGCTGCGTCCGATCGGGCTCAGCGAAGCCGACATCGAACCGTTCGCCCGCCTTGCGGGTGCGCCGATCGCGCCGGACACGCTCACCGCGGAGAACTATCGCGACGAGCGCGAAGCCGCCGCGCAGCCGGAGCATGCGGAGACGACCGTCGTGCCGCCGGAAGCCATCCCGGTGCTCGACCGCGTTCTGCCCGACCTTCTTCCGGAAATGGAAGAAGAGGAGATCCAGCGCGCGTCGCAGGAACAGATCCGTGTCCGCGCCGACATGCTCGACACGCTGGTGAACCATGCCGGTGAAGTGTCGATCTACCGTTCGCGCCTGGAACAGCAGACGGCCAGCTTCCGTTCGGCGCTGACTGAGCACGAACAGACGGTGAGCCGCCTGCGCAGCCAGCTGCGCATGCTCGAAATCGAAACCGAAACGCAGATCATCGCGCGTTACCACCAGGAGCACCGGGACGCGGGCGCGACCAGCTTCGATCCGCTCGAACTGGATCGCTTCTCGCAGCTGCAGCAGTACTCGCGTGCTCTGGCCGAGTCGGTTTCCGACCTTGTGTCCCTGCAGACGATGCTGGACGACCTGACCCGCCAGACCGAAACGCTGCTGTTGCAGCAGCAGAAGGTCAACGCGGAGCTGCAGGAAGGCCTGATGCAGACGCGCATGTTGCCGTTCGATGCGATGGTGCCCAACCTGCGCCGCACGCTGCGCCAGGCCGCCTCCGACGTGGGCAAGCGCGCCCAGCTGGTGGTGGAGGGTGCCAACGGCGAAATGGACCGCAACATGCTCGATCGCATCAAGGCGCCGTTCGAGCACATGCTGCGTAACGCGGTGGCCCACGGCATCGAGACGCCGGAGACCCGCGAAGCGAGCGGCAAGAACGCCGAAGGCACGGTGCGTATCCAGGTCGCGCGCGAAGCGACCGAAGTGGTGGTGCGGCTGTCCGACGACGGTGCCGGCATGGACCGCGACGCGATCCGCGACAAGGCCATCGAGCGCGGCCTGCTGCGTCCCGATGCCCGCGTCTCCGACGACCAGATCTTCCAGCTCACCCAGGTGCCGGGTTTCTCCACCGCCGAAAAGGTCACCCAGGTGGCCGGCCGCGGCGTCGGCATGGACGTGGTCGCCAACGAGATCAAGCAGCTCGGCGGCACCCTGGCCATCGAATCGCAGCGCGGCACGGGAACCACGTTCGTGATGCGCCTGCCATTCACCCTCGCCGTGACCCAGGCCCTGATCGTCCGCATCGGCGAAACCAACTTCGCCATCCCGATGACTTCGGTGCATGGCGTGGCGAAGGTCGAACCCAACGAACTCGCCCATCGCATGGCGGACGAGCATTCGCAGTTCGAATACGCCGGCGAGGACTATGCGATCCACGACCTGCCGCAGCTGCTGGGCGTGCACGTGATCGCGTCGCCCGACGAAGGCGACATCCCGTTGCTGCTGGCCCGCTCGGGCGACCTGCGTGCCGCCATCCGCGTGGATGCCGTGCTCGGTTCGCGCGAAATCGTGGTCAAGCCGGTCGGCCCGCAGGTCAGTTCTGTGCCGGGTATCCTCGGCGCGACGATCATGGGCGACGGTTCGGTGCTGATGATCCTCGACCTCGCCCCGCTGGTGCGCCATGGCGTTGCCCGCCGTGCGTTCGAAGCGGAAGCGGCCCTGCCGCAGGCCCCGCGCAAGCAGGACGAAGTGCGCGTGAAGCCCCTGGTCATGGTGGTCGACGATTCGATCACGATGCGCAAGGTGACCGGCCGCGTGCTTGAGCGCCATGAGTTCGAAGTCATGACGGCGAAGGACGGCGTGGATGCACTCGAAAAGCTCAACGAGCGCGTGCCCGACCTGATGCTGCTCGATATCGAGATGCCGCGCATGGACGGTTACGAGCTCGCCACCGCGATGAAGGCGGACGAGCGACTGGCCGGCGTGCCGATCATCATGATCACCTCGCGTACCGGCGATAAGCATCGCCAGCGCGCCTTCGATATCGGCGTCGAGCGTTACATCGGCAAGCCCTATCAGGAGAACGACCTGGTGGTACAGATCAACGACGTGCTCGGGGTGCTCCATGGATGA
- a CDS encoding chemotaxis protein CheB, with the protein MDEREPAVALLFDDSALSAHLRDALVEHGARIVYESDLKAFAPAELVGSSADVVVVDLDDPSDSDLDRLYETVEGGHPRLVFNDADATRDLAGWDRARWARHLAAKLVGSSPLDPPRPGDARAIEPRIAALASEPAPAEELLAEPVVDDLSITGVHGYPEAPMATLDEPQALVSLDNVADIEGDVPDDLSFSTTLSSTDEVEGAADPEDLAAELEAVLAEVGSANVDGTDGIDDLPSMPLELTELASLDLSGFEVVDETPPPAPAPEREFDASQFSLASMEEGVPPAASLATPTLEITSRSTEYAPPPAPEWDLLDHDTIVADAPVRGDAADFGIETMSAAEFLAQDIVDDGSVAIESGLKLELVSLEDAVAPRTDGHFAHEMILESNTRAVRRVIALAGTVDSEASIQAFIAGMPQRIPATVLVVAHHLGDSQAFAERLGRSKVAADGVPTNHGEVLVVPRGAHVQVRRDGGVIVREDASASNMAGPSIDGVFSTLAGGFGADALAVVFAGRGNDAVAGAQAIYDGGGRVWVETVPPDDERGHMVTGIREERVASYAGDVGALAKKLNEEFP; encoded by the coding sequence ATGGATGAGCGGGAACCGGCGGTCGCGCTGTTGTTCGATGATTCGGCGTTGTCCGCCCACCTGCGCGACGCCCTCGTCGAGCACGGTGCGCGGATCGTCTACGAATCCGACCTGAAGGCTTTCGCGCCGGCCGAACTGGTCGGCTCGTCCGCCGACGTGGTGGTCGTCGACCTCGACGATCCGAGCGATTCCGATCTCGATCGCCTCTATGAAACGGTCGAGGGCGGGCATCCGCGCCTGGTGTTCAACGACGCCGACGCGACCCGCGACCTTGCCGGCTGGGACCGCGCACGCTGGGCCCGCCACCTGGCCGCGAAGCTGGTCGGCAGTTCGCCGCTGGATCCGCCGCGACCCGGGGATGCCCGGGCGATCGAACCGCGCATCGCCGCGCTGGCGAGCGAACCGGCACCCGCCGAAGAGCTGCTGGCGGAACCGGTCGTCGACGATCTTTCGATCACCGGCGTACACGGCTATCCCGAAGCACCGATGGCCACGCTCGATGAGCCGCAGGCCCTGGTCTCGCTGGACAACGTGGCCGACATCGAAGGCGACGTGCCCGACGACCTGAGTTTCTCGACGACGCTGTCGTCCACCGACGAAGTGGAAGGCGCGGCGGATCCGGAAGACCTCGCCGCCGAGCTCGAAGCCGTGCTCGCCGAAGTGGGATCGGCCAACGTCGATGGCACCGATGGTATCGACGACTTGCCGTCGATGCCGCTCGAACTCACCGAACTGGCCTCGCTGGATCTCTCCGGCTTCGAGGTAGTTGACGAGACACCGCCGCCGGCACCGGCGCCGGAACGCGAATTCGATGCCAGCCAGTTCAGCCTGGCGTCGATGGAGGAGGGCGTTCCGCCCGCCGCTTCGCTGGCGACACCGACGCTGGAGATCACCTCGCGTTCGACTGAATACGCTCCGCCCCCGGCGCCCGAATGGGACCTGCTCGACCACGACACGATCGTGGCCGACGCTCCCGTGCGTGGCGACGCCGCCGACTTCGGCATCGAAACGATGAGTGCGGCCGAGTTCCTCGCGCAGGATATCGTCGACGACGGTAGCGTCGCGATCGAGAGCGGGCTGAAGCTCGAACTGGTGTCGCTGGAGGATGCCGTGGCGCCTCGCACGGACGGCCACTTCGCCCACGAGATGATCCTCGAATCGAATACCCGTGCCGTTCGCCGCGTGATCGCGCTGGCCGGCACGGTGGACAGCGAGGCATCGATCCAGGCGTTCATCGCTGGCATGCCGCAACGCATCCCCGCGACGGTGCTCGTCGTGGCCCATCACCTCGGTGACAGCCAGGCGTTCGCAGAGCGCCTCGGACGCAGCAAGGTCGCCGCCGACGGCGTGCCGACCAACCACGGCGAAGTGCTCGTAGTGCCGCGTGGCGCGCATGTGCAGGTACGCCGCGATGGCGGCGTGATCGTTCGCGAGGATGCCAGCGCGTCCAACATGGCCGGCCCGTCGATCGACGGTGTGTTCAGCACGCTCGCGGGTGGCTTTGGTGCCGACGCCCTGGCCGTGGTCTTCGCGGGCCGGGGCAACGATGCCGTGGCCGGCGCGCAGGCGATCTATGACGGCGGTGGGCGGGTCTGGGTTGAAACGGTGCCGCCGGACGACGAGCGCGGACACATGGTTACCGGCATCCGCGAAGAGCGGGTCGCTTCCTATGCCGGCGACGTTGGCGCCCTGGCGAAGAAATTGAACGAGGAATTCCCATGA
- a CDS encoding chemotaxis protein CheW, which produces MSEPLPREIRCVLIPSGGVRLLLPNAAVAEVITLAQVAPVDGAPEWLLGQIEWRGWHIPLVNFDHVAKLAEDAPAQAARVAVLKAIGNRPDMPYIAVLTHGFPRLTTLNAELLLPTHDGRDLPFGVRARVLVRDDTAVIPDLEGIESALVEMNEAA; this is translated from the coding sequence ATGAGCGAGCCGTTACCGCGCGAAATCCGCTGCGTCCTGATCCCGAGCGGTGGCGTGCGCCTGCTGCTGCCCAACGCGGCCGTCGCGGAAGTGATCACGCTCGCCCAGGTCGCGCCGGTCGACGGCGCGCCGGAGTGGTTGCTGGGCCAGATCGAATGGCGCGGCTGGCACATCCCGCTGGTTAACTTCGACCACGTGGCGAAGCTGGCCGAGGACGCGCCCGCGCAGGCGGCCCGCGTCGCCGTGCTGAAGGCCATCGGCAATCGCCCGGACATGCCCTACATCGCCGTGCTTACCCATGGCTTCCCGCGCCTCACGACGCTCAATGCGGAGCTGTTGCTGCCGACCCACGATGGCCGCGACCTGCCGTTCGGCGTCCGTGCGCGCGTGCTGGTGCGCGACGACACCGCGGTGATCCCGGACCTGGAAGGCATCGAGTCCGCACTCGTCGAGATGAACGAAGCGGCCTGA
- a CDS encoding hemin uptake protein HemP has protein sequence MLMRSLPLTETAGRDKVVPLRASAAPTRRVESKNLLDGSRELVIEHQGAEYHLRLTRNDKLILTK, from the coding sequence ATGTTGATGAGAAGCCTGCCCCTGACCGAGACCGCCGGCCGAGACAAGGTCGTTCCGCTGCGTGCCAGCGCGGCCCCGACCCGTCGCGTCGAGAGCAAGAACCTGCTCGACGGCTCGCGCGAGCTGGTCATTGAGCACCAGGGCGCCGAGTACCACCTGCGCCTCACGCGCAACGACAAGCTGATCCTTACCAAGTAA
- a CDS encoding efflux RND transporter periplasmic adaptor subunit — MIRDTSAQDRLVEVRPSRHRKLLIAGGAVAVLVAIGFSVPKLATMFSADSSVSASRLTFGTVTRGPFVRDIAAEGKVVAAVSPTLYAPYGGAVVLQVHAGDVVKKGQVLAIVTSPELTNKLAQEQSAADAMQVEYLRAQVDAKKKRSELQKAYDNAVVDQTAADRDLKRFQGAYDKGAVMTADVDKAKSALEKAAITQKHAATDLTMDNDSLTFDIQSKKLAHDRQLLLVEDLKRQVEDLNVKSPVDGQVGQLFIAERATVAKDAQLVSVIDLTALEVEMKVPESFARDLAIGMPGEIAGNGKTWNGKVSAISPEVVNGEVAARLRFDGESPRQLRQSQRLSVRILLDRRDNVLTVQRGSFVDESAGRYAYIVNDGMADRRDIRVGASSIDKVEILSGLKEGDKIVISGADTFGDAKHVAIAR, encoded by the coding sequence ATGATTCGTGACACCTCTGCCCAGGACCGCCTCGTCGAGGTTCGGCCCAGTCGCCACCGCAAGCTGCTGATCGCCGGTGGCGCGGTGGCCGTGCTTGTTGCCATCGGCTTCTCGGTGCCGAAGCTGGCCACGATGTTCTCGGCGGATAGCTCGGTCAGCGCCTCGCGCCTCACCTTCGGTACCGTCACCCGCGGCCCGTTCGTCCGCGACATCGCCGCCGAAGGCAAGGTCGTCGCCGCGGTGAGCCCGACCCTCTACGCACCGTACGGTGGTGCGGTGGTGCTCCAGGTCCACGCCGGTGACGTGGTGAAGAAAGGCCAGGTGCTGGCCATCGTCACCAGCCCGGAACTGACCAACAAGCTGGCCCAGGAACAGTCGGCCGCCGATGCCATGCAGGTCGAATACCTGCGCGCCCAGGTCGACGCCAAGAAGAAGCGCTCCGAACTGCAGAAGGCCTACGACAACGCGGTGGTCGACCAGACCGCGGCCGACCGCGACCTCAAGCGTTTCCAGGGTGCGTACGACAAGGGCGCCGTGATGACGGCCGACGTCGACAAGGCGAAGTCCGCGCTCGAGAAGGCCGCGATCACGCAGAAGCATGCGGCGACGGACCTCACCATGGACAACGACAGCCTGACCTTCGACATCCAGTCGAAGAAGCTCGCACACGATCGCCAGCTGCTGCTGGTGGAAGACCTCAAGCGCCAGGTCGAAGACCTCAACGTGAAGTCCCCGGTGGACGGCCAGGTCGGCCAGCTCTTCATCGCCGAGCGCGCTACGGTCGCCAAGGACGCGCAGCTGGTGAGCGTCATCGACCTCACCGCGCTGGAAGTCGAAATGAAGGTGCCCGAAAGCTTCGCCCGCGACCTCGCCATCGGCATGCCGGGCGAGATCGCCGGCAACGGCAAGACCTGGAACGGCAAGGTCAGCGCCATCTCGCCGGAAGTCGTCAATGGCGAAGTCGCCGCCCGCCTGCGCTTCGACGGCGAATCGCCGCGCCAGCTGCGCCAGAGCCAGCGCCTCTCCGTCCGCATCCTGCTCGACCGCCGCGACAATGTGCTCACCGTGCAGCGTGGGTCGTTCGTCGACGAGAGCGCCGGCCGCTACGCCTACATCGTGAACGACGGCATGGCCGATCGCCGCGACATCCGCGTCGGCGCCAGCAGCATCGACAAGGTCGAAATCCTCTCCGGCCTGAAGGAAGGCGACAAGATCGTCATCTCCGGCGCCGACACCTTCGGCGATGCAAAGCATGTAGCGATAGCTCGTTAA
- a CDS encoding ABC transporter ATP-binding protein: MLKMTHLAKVYRTEVVETYALRDFNIDVKEGEFVAVTGPSGSGKTTFLTIAGLLETFTGGEYHLDGIEVSQLNDNARSKIRNEKIGFIFQAFNLIPDLNVFDNVEVPLRYRGMKAAERKQRIMDALERVGLASRARHYPAELSGGQQQRVAIARALAGSPRLLLADEPTGNLDTQMARGVMELLEEIHREGATIVMVTHDPELAARAQRNVHVIDGQVVDLSEEPRFHAHNQHVVRS, translated from the coding sequence ATGCTAAAGATGACCCACCTCGCCAAGGTCTACCGCACGGAAGTCGTCGAGACCTATGCGCTTCGCGACTTCAACATCGACGTGAAGGAAGGCGAGTTCGTCGCCGTCACCGGTCCGTCGGGTTCGGGCAAGACCACCTTCCTCACCATCGCCGGGCTGCTCGAAACGTTCACCGGTGGCGAATACCACCTCGACGGCATTGAAGTCAGCCAGCTCAACGACAACGCCCGCTCGAAGATCCGCAACGAGAAGATCGGCTTCATCTTCCAGGCGTTCAACCTGATCCCCGACCTCAACGTGTTCGATAACGTGGAAGTGCCGTTGCGCTATCGCGGCATGAAGGCCGCCGAGCGCAAGCAGCGCATCATGGACGCGCTGGAGCGGGTCGGCCTCGCCTCGCGTGCGCGCCACTACCCGGCGGAACTGTCCGGCGGGCAGCAGCAGCGCGTCGCCATCGCCCGTGCCCTGGCCGGTTCGCCGCGCCTGCTGCTGGCCGACGAACCGACCGGCAACCTGGATACGCAGATGGCCCGTGGCGTCATGGAGCTGCTGGAAGAGATCCACCGCGAGGGCGCGACCATCGTCATGGTGACCCATGACCCGGAGCTCGCCGCGCGCGCCCAGCGCAACGTGCACGTCATCGATGGCCAGGTCGTCGACCTGTCCGAAGAGCCGCGCTTCCACGCGCACAACCAGCACGTCGTCCGTTCCTGA